The Amycolatopsis coloradensis sequence CTTTCGCGAGACCGTCGCTGGGGAACCCGGACGCTGCTGGTCGTGAGTGGTAAGTGTCGTTAGAACGGCACTTACCACTCACGACCAGCCCGGCGCGTTCGTCGCGCGTGTCAAGGCAGGGTGCGTGAGACGTGCGCGGCCGCGGCCTCGCCCAGCCTCGCGTGCAGCGTGAAGAACAGGTCCGCCGCCCGGATGCCCGCCCAGCCCGGGGGCAGCAGTTCGGCGGGCAGGCCGGGGTCGAGATAGGGCAGCCGCCGCCAGTCGGTCAGCACGCGGACGTAGTCGGCGAACGCTTCGGCCTCGTCCGTGGTCTTGCGCCGCTGCCACCGCCGCAGCGCGGCCGCGTGCTCGTCGAGGAAGGCGGTGTACAGCGACTCGAGTTGATCGAGGTCCCACCAGTCACGGATCTTCTCCCGCACGTCGCCGAACGCGAGGTGCTCGGCGTGGAAGAGATCGGCGTACCCCTCGAGTTCGAGCCGTCGCAGCATGTCGGAGGTCGCGTCACGCAGGTGCGCGGGCGCGATCCAGACCCCGGACGACGCCGTCCCGAAGCCGAGCCGGGCGAGCTGCGTGCGAAGAACGTGCCTTTTGTGCCGTTCGGCTTCCGGGACGGAGAACACCGCGAGCAGCCAGCCGTCGCCGGGGGTGGCGCGTTCGCGGCGGAAGATCCGCTCGTCTCCTTCGCGCAGGATCGCCAGCGCGGTTTCGGAAAGCTCGTAACCCGCGGCGCCGTTCCGGCGTACCGCGGAAAGGATCCCGCGCCGTTTCAGCCGCGAGATCGACGACCGGACGGCCGGTTCCTCGACGTCCACGCCCGCCAGCAGGTCGATCAGGGAACGGACGGAGAGCCAGCCGCCCTCGCCGCGGGAATAGAGGCCGTACACGGTCACGATCAGCTGGCGCGGTTGCGCCGCCCGCCCCGCGCCGTCGACTTCGGTTGCCTCCGACACGGCCGTCACCCGGTCACCATAACAACGACGCTGTGCTCATGTTTCGGCCGTGACCGAAGCGTTCCGCACTTAGCGTCACGGCATGGACGATCCCCTGATCGAAGCCCCTGTCCCGCCGGTGCCCCAGGACGTCGAGCCGGGAGGTGTCCGGTGGTTGCGGGCGAACGTCGCCCGGTTCAGCCGCCCGGAGGACCACGCGCGACGGCGGGCGCTGGTGCTCGCCGAGCTCGCGTCGATGGAGTCCCTGCGGGACAAGGCTTTCGCGCTCGCCGGCGAAATGCGGGGCGGGCCGGTGGAACGGACCGTGTGGACGGTCCCGGTGGCCGTGCTGGCCGCGGAACTCGGCCTGCCGGACGTTTCCCGCGACGTCGCGACGGTTTCCGGCGCCTATCATCCGCACACGGAGATCGGGGCCGATGCCGAGGCGGCCATGCGGCGCCTGGTCGAAACCTGCGGTGACGCCGACGAGCGGACGGCCGCGCGGATCGGGCTCCTGGTGCAGGCCTGTGACGCGACGGCCAAGCTCCTGGGCAAGGCGCTGGCCGCCCGCCGGCCCGGCGAGGACGTCGAAGACCTGCTCGACCGGATCCTGCGTGAAGATCCGCCGGTCCGGGTCACCCGGCGGTGGGTCGGCGGCGAAGTGGTCGAGGTGGACCTGACGAAACGTCCGTTCGGAGCAGGGGTCAAGCAGTGCCCCGGGGAAACGCAGGCGCGGCAAGTGGCCGCGGGAATTCTCGACGCGCTCCTGTGCTAAGACTTACCCGGTCATCTGGAACTGGGGAGTCTTTCGATGCTGTATTTCAATGGTTTCTTCGGCGTTCTCACGCTCGGTCTGTGGATCTTCTGCATCGTCGACGTGATCACCACGGACGAGGGATCGTGCCGCAACATGCCGAAGGGGATGTGGCTGCTGCTGGTGCTGCTCGTCCCGTTGATCGGCTCGATCGTCTGGCTGGTCGCAGGTCGTCCGCAGAATGCCGCCCGCGCCCCGCGCGGCCGCTACGAACGTGAGTCGCCGGCGTTCCCGGAGTACGACCGGCCGGGCCGCTTCGCCGCCACGAGCGCCGAGGACGACGAAGAGTTCCTTCGCAAGTGCCGGGAGCGCGCCGAAGAACAGCGCCGCAAAGCCCGTGAAGGCTGAGTAGCCTCGGCATCGAGAAGATCGACACTGGAGGAAAGTTGTCCGAAGCGCTCGACTGGAACAAGAACATCATCAAGGAGTTCCGCGAGAACGGGGGGAAGGTGGGCGGCCCGTTCGAGGGCGGCTCGCTGCTCCTCCTCACCACCACCGGGGCGAAGAGCGGCGAGCCTCGCACGTCGCCGCTCGCGTACGCGGAGGAGGACGGCAAGTACGTCGTCGCCGCGTCGTACGCCGGGGCGGACAAGAACCCTGCCTGGTACCACAACATCCTGGCGAACCCGAAGGTCACCGTCGAGGTCGGCACGGAGAAGTTCGACGCGACCGCGGCCGTCGTACTCGAAGACCGCGCCGAGCGTGACCGTCTCTACGCGAAGATGGTCGGCATGATGCCGGGCTTCGCGGACTACGAGAAGAAGACCGATCGGGTGATCCCGATCGTCACGATCTCCCGCTGACCCGCTCGCATTCAGAGGACGAAACGCGGGAGGTCAGCGCGCGCCGCTGGG is a genomic window containing:
- a CDS encoding PaaX family transcriptional regulator; its protein translation is MTAVSEATEVDGAGRAAQPRQLIVTVYGLYSRGEGGWLSVRSLIDLLAGVDVEEPAVRSSISRLKRRGILSAVRRNGAAGYELSETALAILREGDERIFRRERATPGDGWLLAVFSVPEAERHKRHVLRTQLARLGFGTASSGVWIAPAHLRDATSDMLRRLELEGYADLFHAEHLAFGDVREKIRDWWDLDQLESLYTAFLDEHAAALRRWQRRKTTDEAEAFADYVRVLTDWRRLPYLDPGLPAELLPPGWAGIRAADLFFTLHARLGEAAAAHVSRTLP
- a CDS encoding oxidoreductase; translation: MDDPLIEAPVPPVPQDVEPGGVRWLRANVARFSRPEDHARRRALVLAELASMESLRDKAFALAGEMRGGPVERTVWTVPVAVLAAELGLPDVSRDVATVSGAYHPHTEIGADAEAAMRRLVETCGDADERTAARIGLLVQACDATAKLLGKALAARRPGEDVEDLLDRILREDPPVRVTRRWVGGEVVEVDLTKRPFGAGVKQCPGETQARQVAAGILDALLC
- a CDS encoding PLDc N-terminal domain-containing protein encodes the protein MLYFNGFFGVLTLGLWIFCIVDVITTDEGSCRNMPKGMWLLLVLLVPLIGSIVWLVAGRPQNAARAPRGRYERESPAFPEYDRPGRFAATSAEDDEEFLRKCRERAEEQRRKAREG
- a CDS encoding nitroreductase family deazaflavin-dependent oxidoreductase, with protein sequence MSEALDWNKNIIKEFRENGGKVGGPFEGGSLLLLTTTGAKSGEPRTSPLAYAEEDGKYVVAASYAGADKNPAWYHNILANPKVTVEVGTEKFDATAAVVLEDRAERDRLYAKMVGMMPGFADYEKKTDRVIPIVTISR